The sequence TATGACTTTCTCCTCAAATCCCCAAACTGAACCATTGTTAACCACACCCGTCTGTTGTGGTGTTGGTTTTAATTACGATTGATTAATTATATCTGTATAATTTTGACATGTAGGGTATCTTTGAGTTTTATGAGTCTTTCACCGAGTATCTAACGATtttgcaatttataattttttagttatgttagaatatatatatatatatatatatatatatatatatatatattgcttaaTTTATGTGACTCAAATAAGGCAAAATCATTTGCCAACCTTTTAATTTGTTGGTGTTGATGATAAAGCTAGAAGTGCTAGTAAGATTGTTGCTGGAATCTGCTTATTGCTAACCTAAATAATCACAACTTGTAGATTTCACACTTTTGTGAGGAGGTCTTTTGTCATCCATGTTTAGTGAATTagtaactgatttttttttctctttttttcgtATATGTATTTGCATGAGATCTATTGACCACACTCTGTTCACCAAAATTTCAAGTCTGCGAATCTTCACCTTAATGACAAGCTTGAATTACGTGTTTCAGACTACGGTTTCGCTCCTCTACTATTGTCTAGTTTTGCGTGTCAGGTAATTTTGTGTGTATGATATTTAAATCTTGTTGATATAAAATGCTACAAATTACTATTTTTGACTGATGTTGGTAAATGTTTATTGAGACCCTGTGTTTGCATCCAACTTTATGTTTTATAGcactttttattagaaattgaCAGAATGCaattgaataattttagaaatttttcaaaaattgtaaaactgtGGCAAAGATGTTGAAGAATTTGAAATCGCTAGATATTGGATCTTTTAGTAATGTAACTTGAGGTTTGAAACTggagaaaataaatcatttcCTTTTAGGGAGATTGGGGATACCATTGTCCAGGGTTGGGGACAGGAACAAGTTGATGTTCCTTGCCCTTGGACGTTTGGAGCTTCTTTAAAGACGTATATCTTAGTTGATATTAATTATTCGATCACaactagaaaataaattaataaataacaagCCCAAAATAGAAAGGGACACAAATCTAACAAGGTTCACCATGATTGCTCCACATGTGAGGGGGAAGACCTCGCCCTTCTCTCTCTATCTGATACAAGTGTCATGGCCCATGGTGACTCTAGGCCTCTGGCTtctagaagatttttttttgataatgcaAGATCCAAAACACAAGACGCCTCACAACAATCTTTTGTATTCTCAAATTCTGGCATCTACTTTTTAAGGACCAGTCACCATAGCAATTCAAAGTTCATAGAATAAGTCAATGTTTAgtgatataaattttaatttgtgggGCTTGCTGACCTGTGGTGTCCCTCAAGAATTGGTTTTCTGTAGAGCTTGGCGCCTTTCACTTCCACATTAGGTGTTTCTTCCTCTTTTCCTGTATTTGCTTATGTTGTAAATCTAAACTATATTCAGTTTTATTGGAGAGGGAAGATGGCCTTCCAACTTTTCATGCCAGTTGTTTTATGTTGTTAGTTGCAAAGAATTTTCTAAGCAATTGAAtatctagtttttatttttttatttttttatggtggCAATAGGTTCAACAGTCCAAAATCTGCCCCAAACAAGTCAAGTGTCAGCTTTCCCACTTGTGAATCCGATGAAACTGACCTGTCCAATGAAGATGCAATACTGGTAAAACATTTTCTCAGATTGGTGGAGACGATCTCCGATATCTGTTTGGAGATCTCACAGATCTCCAATCAAATACAATGGAGATCTTGCAATCTCGGACATTTCTGCTCTCCATTGCCTTTTTTAGCTGGTTTAATTGAATCTGACTACCACCTGTGGACACCTGCACGTTCAAGCTGTTGTTTCTGCTTAGTCAGTGATGGGTCTCGTCCTTCACCACCCGACGACTAACATAATGTGCCTGTGTCCAAACTGACTTGACTTGACCAATGGACAACCTTAGATATGAAGACCATTTTATTCCTTTCTAAGTGCAAGCCTTT comes from Castanea sativa cultivar Marrone di Chiusa Pesio chromosome 3, ASM4071231v1 and encodes:
- the LOC142627030 gene encoding uncharacterized protein LOC142627030, which codes for MQWILKGLLILIKLSGVRPFGVSLLVAGFDNYGPELYQTTVSLLYYCLVLRVRFNSPKSAPNKSSVSFPTCESDETDLSNEDAILVKHFLRLVETISDICLEISQISNQIQWRSCNLGHFCSPLPFLAGLIESDYHLWTPARSSCCFCLVSDGSRPSPPDD